A single genomic interval of Peromyscus leucopus breed LL Stock chromosome 7, UCI_PerLeu_2.1, whole genome shotgun sequence harbors:
- the Foxb1 gene encoding forkhead box protein B1: protein MPRPGRNTYSDQKPPYSYISLTAMAIQSSPEKMLPLSEIYKFIMDRFPYYRENTQRWQNSLRHNLSFNDCFIKIPRRPDQPGKGSFWALHPSCGDMFENGSFLRRRKRFKVLKSDHLAPSKPADAAQYLQQQAKLRLSALAASGTHLPQMPAAAYNLGGVAQPSGFKHPFAIENIIAREYKMPGGLAFSAMQPVPAAYPLPNQLTTMGSSLGTGWPHVYGSAGMIDSATPISMASGDYSAYGVPLKPLCHAAGQTLPAIPVPIKPTPAAVPALPALPAPIPTLLSNSPPSLSPTSSQTATSQSSPATPSETLTSPASALHSVAVH, encoded by the coding sequence ATGCCTCGGCCGGGCCGCAACACGTACAGCGACCAGAAGCCTCCCTACTCCTACATCTCGCTGACCGCCATGGCCATCCAGAGCTCTCCGGAGAAGATGCTGCCGCTCAGCGAGATCTACAAGTTCATCATGGACCGCTTCCCCTACTACCGGGAGAACACGCAGCGCTGGCAGAACAGCCTGCGCCACAACCTCTCCTTCAACGACTGCTTCATCAAGATCCCGCGGCGGCCGGACCAGCCCGGGAAGGGCAGCTTCTGGGCTCTGCATCCCAGCTGCGGGGACATGTTCGAGAACGGCAGCTTCCTGCGGCGCCGCAAGCGCTTCAAGGTGCTCAAGTCTGACCACCTGGCTCCTAGCAAGCCAGCGGACGCAGCACAGTACCTCCAGCAGCAGGCTAAGCTGCGGCTCAGCGCGCTGGCCGCCTCTGGCACGCATCTGCCGCAGATGCCGGCCGCTGCCTACAACCTGGGCGGTGTGGCGCAGCCCTCCGGCTTCAAGCATCCCTTCGCCATCGAGAACATCATCGCGAGGGAGTACAAGATGCCTGGGGGACTGGCCTTCTCGGCCATGCAGCCAGTTCCCGCTGCCTACCCGCTCCCTAACCAGTTGACTACCATGGGCAGCTCTCTGGGCACAGGCTGGCCACATGTGTACGGTTCCGCGGGTATGATCGACTCGGCCACCCCCATCTCCATGGCGAGTGGCGACTACAGCGCCTATGGAGTGCCACTGAAGCCCCTGTGCCACGCCGCGGGCCAGACGCTGCCCGCCATCCCGGTGCCCATCAAGCCCACGCCGGCCGCAGTGCCCGCGCTGCCCGCGCTGCCCGCGCCCATCCCCACCCTGCTCTCGAACTCGCCGCCTTCGCTCAGCCCCACTTCCTCGCAGACAGCCACCAGCCAAAGCAGCCCTGCTACCCCTAGCGAGACACTCACCAGCCCGGCCTCCGCCTTGCACTCGGTGGCGGTGCACTGA